A genomic window from Punica granatum isolate Tunisia-2019 chromosome 2, ASM765513v2, whole genome shotgun sequence includes:
- the LOC116197001 gene encoding polyadenylate-binding protein-interacting protein 10-like yields MAVAENAGVKIGSSSQNLDSNNGNPPNGLEKPKPRNDQAVKTPPSSNFDHETNKLETPVNGGAQVGQMRNGFDKKGQQILVNGLKSSDIGDLADILSKLNPMAEEFVPPSLVYNSNNGSNYGYMTNGDLGFGYANNFVVHPDVASVNGLTPRRKKNNYNHGGKRRMNTRTGMAQREEVIRRTVYVSDIDQQVTEEQLAALFNSCGQVVDCRVCGDPNSCLRFAFIEFTDEEAARAALSLAGTILGYYPLRVMPSKTAIAPVNPTYLPRSDDEREMCSRTVYCTNIDKKITQLEVKIFFESLCGEVRRLRLLGDYHHSTRIAFVEFVMAESAILALGCSGAVLGTLPIRVSPSKTPVRTRMPRSPVH; encoded by the exons ATGGCGGTCGCAGAAAATGCTGGGGTCAAGATCGGCTCATCCAGTCAAAACTTGGACTCTAACAACGGCAACCCACCGAACGGTCTCGAGAAGCCAAAACCCAGGAATGATCAGGCCGTTAAAACCCCTCCCAGCTCCAATTTTGACCATGAGACTAATAAGCTGGAGACCCCAGTGAACGGCGGAGCTCAGGTGGGTCAGATGAGAAATGGGTTCGACAAGAAGGGTCAGCAGATTCTGGTGAACGGTCTCAAGTCCAGTGACATCGGGGATTTGGCTGATATTCTGTCCAAACTGAACCCAATGGCAGAGGAATTTGTGCCCCCTTCTCTTGTTTATAACAGCAACAACGGTAGTAATTATGGATACATGACTAACGGTGATCTGGGGTTCGGATATGCTAACAATTTTGTAGTGCACCCTGATGTTGCCAGCGTTAATGGACTTACACCAAGAAGG AAGAAGAATAACTACAACCATGGTGGCAAGAGAAGGATGAACACCAGGACTGGTATGGCACAGCGGGAGGAGGTAATCAGGAGGACTGTTTATGTTTCTGACATTGATCAACAG GTGACGGAGGAACAACTCGCTGCTCTGTTTAATAGTTGCGGGCAG GTTGTTGACTGTCGTGTGTGCGGAGATCCTAATTCTTGTCTCCGTTTTGCTTTTATTGAGTTCACTGATGAAG AGGCTGCAAGGGCTGCTTTGAGTTTGGCAGGAACGATTCTAGGGTACTACCCTCTGAGGGTGATGCCTTCTAAGACTGCAATTGCCCCAGTCAATCCAACTTATTTGCCAAGG TCTGATGATGAGCGTGAGATGTGCTCGAGAACTGTTTACTGTACAAACATCGATAAGAAG ATTACCCAGTTAGAGGTCAAGATCTTCTTTGAATCACTGTGTGGAGAG GTTCGGCGCCTGAGGCTACTCGGAGATTATCACCATTCGACTCGCATTGCTTTTGTCGAGTTTGTGATG GCTGAAAGTGCAATTCTCGCCCTCGGCTGCAGTGGAGCAGTCCTGGGAACGCTGCCAATTAG GGTAAGCCCTTCAAAGACACCAGTCAGGACTCGCATGCCTCGCTCTCCAGTCCACTAA
- the LOC116197002 gene encoding small heat shock protein, chloroplastic, which produces MASSTSALAWSTPSSALITGKPRGSSTATPPSFVSLPSRRFCSVRAEAQGESSKDTSVDVHHVGKGGSSNQGMKSVERRPRRLGMDISPFGVLDPLSPMRTMRQMLDTMDRLFEDAMTFPGSRTRAGGEVRAPWDIYDDEHEIKMRFDMPGLSKEDVRVSVEDDVLIIRGEHKKEEGDGGKEKEGSDSWWGRSYSSYDTRLQLPDNCEKDKVQAELKNGVLYITIPKTRAEKKVVDVRVQ; this is translated from the exons ATGGCTTCTTCTACTTCGGCACTTGCTTGGTCCACTCCCTCGTCTGCACTGATCACCGGCAAGCCGAGAGGGTCCAGCACAGCTACTCCCCCAAGCTTCGTTAGCTTGCCGTCACGGAGATTCTGCAGTGTGAGAGCTGAAGCTCAGGGTGAGAGCAGCAAGGACACATCCGTGGACGTTCACCACGTGGGCAAGGGTGGCAGCAGCAATCAGGGGATGAAGTCCGTCGAGAGGAGGCCTCGACGTTTGGGAATGGACATCTCGCCTTTCG GCGTGCTGGATCCGCTGTCCCCTATGAGGACGATGCGTCAGATGCTCGACACGATGGACCGCCTCTTTGAGGACGCGATGACATTCCCAGGCAGCAGGACTCGGGCAGGCGGGGAAGTCCGCGCTCCGTGGGACATCTATGATGACGAGCACGAGATCAAGATGAGGTTTGACATGCCCGGCCTCTCAAAAGAGGACGTGAGGGTCTCCGTGGAGGATGATGTCCTCATAATCAGAGGAGAGcacaagaaggaagaaggagatGGCGGGAAGGAGAAGGAAGGCAGCGACTCTTGGTGGGGCCGGAGCTACAGCTCATACGACACTCGGCTCCAGCTGCCCGATAACTGCGAAAAGGATAAGGTCCAGGCGGAGCTGAAGAACGGAGTCTTGTACATAACCATCCCAAAGACTAGGGCCGAGAAGAAGGTGGTCGATGTGCGAGTTCAGTGA
- the LOC116197004 gene encoding uncharacterized protein LOC116197004 translates to MGYVLRVRMASFFAGAATASFIGLYILHNDYKVAHQSVSHQMKGLHDSLDRRIAALEKLKQAEASQPTELTE, encoded by the exons ATGGGATACGTACTGAGGGTGAGAATGGCTTCGTTCTTCGCCGGAGCTGCCACGGCGTCGTTCATCGGCCTCTACATCCTCCACAACGACTACAAGGTCGCCCACCAATCCGTCTCCCATCAG ATGAAAGGACTCCACGATTCACTGGACAGACGAATTGCAGCTCTGGAGAAGTTGAAGCAAGCTGAGGCTTCACAACCTACTGAATTAACCGAGTAG